A single Tenacibaculum sp. Bg11-29 DNA region contains:
- a CDS encoding DUF5687 family protein, producing the protein MITHFFNLEWKQYFRSSYWQKSIGIKILLGFFGLIMLAYMLLIGFFLFKGVQKIFPDQDPFLIVNSFLFFWVLGDLIMRFFLQKLPIITVKPLLTLPIKRSKIVNYVLGKSAISFFNFLPLFAIIPFGVNLVLEGYDITETVVWVVSLMIIVLIVNFLNFIIENLTAKTDLSFLPLIAISGSIFALDYFQLVSFSELVSNGILAITKNPVLILVLIAILIILYYYNYIILKNKLYVDSAVDTKIEEAKPTDLAWTNRFGDIAPFMQLDLKLLMRNKRSKSTLPILVIGLLYGLFFYPQPEYADKEFFFAFIGIFSTGAFLINFGQFIPAWDSGYYKMLMSQNFKYERYLKSKFTLMAISVIILFVLGIPYVYFGWKILVAHFAAAIYNIGVNSHVIMYGGSFNRKKINLDQKAAFNYQGTGAVQWLIGIPLMVVPMALFAFVNWLVNFEVAITVLIVLGLTGIVLHEKLMKAITKTYVAKKYAMINAFDQEN; encoded by the coding sequence ATGATTACACATTTTTTTAATTTAGAATGGAAACAATATTTTCGATCTTCTTATTGGCAAAAAAGCATTGGAATTAAAATTCTTTTAGGTTTTTTTGGATTAATTATGTTAGCATACATGTTACTCATCGGGTTCTTTTTATTTAAAGGAGTTCAGAAGATATTTCCAGACCAAGACCCTTTTTTAATAGTAAATAGTTTTTTATTCTTTTGGGTTTTAGGAGATTTAATAATGCGTTTTTTCCTTCAGAAATTACCAATTATAACAGTAAAACCATTATTAACATTACCTATTAAAAGAAGTAAAATTGTAAATTATGTTTTAGGTAAATCAGCAATATCTTTTTTTAATTTTTTACCGCTTTTTGCTATTATCCCTTTTGGTGTCAATTTAGTATTAGAAGGCTATGATATTACAGAAACAGTTGTTTGGGTAGTTTCATTAATGATAATTGTATTAATAGTAAATTTTTTAAATTTTATTATTGAAAATTTGACAGCAAAAACTGATCTGTCGTTTTTACCCTTAATAGCTATTTCAGGAAGTATTTTTGCATTAGATTATTTTCAACTGGTTTCTTTTTCAGAGTTAGTATCTAATGGAATTTTAGCAATTACTAAAAACCCAGTATTAATACTTGTACTAATAGCAATTCTAATAATTCTATATTATTACAATTACATTATTTTAAAAAATAAATTATATGTTGATAGTGCTGTAGATACAAAAATAGAAGAAGCAAAGCCTACAGATTTGGCTTGGACAAATAGGTTTGGTGATATTGCACCATTTATGCAGTTAGATTTAAAGTTATTAATGAGAAATAAACGATCAAAATCAACCTTGCCAATTTTAGTGATAGGTCTTCTATATGGTTTATTCTTTTACCCTCAGCCAGAATATGCCGATAAAGAATTCTTTTTTGCGTTTATAGGTATATTTTCAACAGGAGCATTCTTAATTAATTTTGGTCAATTTATTCCTGCTTGGGATAGTGGTTATTACAAAATGCTAATGAGTCAGAATTTTAAATATGAACGTTATTTAAAATCTAAGTTCACCTTAATGGCCATTAGTGTAATAATCTTGTTTGTTTTAGGAATACCTTATGTGTATTTCGGGTGGAAAATTTTAGTAGCACATTTTGCAGCTGCTATTTACAATATTGGTGTAAACTCACATGTAATTATGTATGGAGGTTCGTTTAATCGAAAAAAAATAAATTTAGATCAAAAAGCAGCTTTTAATTATCAAGGAACAGGAGCAGTTCAGTGGTTAATAGGTATCCCGCTAATGGTAGTTCCTATGGCATTATTTGCATTCGTAAATTGGTTGGTAAATTTTGAAGTAGCAATTACAGTTTTAATCGTTTTAGGATTAACAGGTATTGTACTTCATGAAAAATTAATGAAAGCAATTACAAAAACTTATGTAGCCAAAAAATATGCTATGATTAACGCATTTGATCAAGAAAATTAA
- a CDS encoding ABC transporter ATP-binding protein, whose product MIQTINLTKKYGASQVLNIESLEIPKGQSFGLVGNNGAGKTTYFNILLDLIRPTTGEIVNNKIVVNKSEDWKTFTGSFIDESFLIGYLTPQEYFEFIGDLRGMNKADVKAFVSKFKEFFNDEILGKKKYLRDLSKGNQKKAGIVAAMMGNPQVIILDEPFANLDPTTQIRLKNMLKSLTDNKEVTILISSHDLSHVTDVCERIVVLDKGNLVKDINTSPETLKELESYFSV is encoded by the coding sequence ATGATACAAACAATAAATCTTACAAAAAAATACGGAGCCTCTCAAGTTTTAAATATTGAAAGTCTAGAAATTCCAAAAGGACAAAGTTTTGGTTTGGTAGGGAATAATGGAGCAGGTAAAACAACATATTTTAATATTTTATTAGACTTAATCCGTCCGACTACTGGTGAAATAGTAAATAACAAAATTGTAGTAAATAAAAGTGAAGATTGGAAAACCTTTACGGGCTCTTTTATTGATGAATCTTTTTTAATAGGATATTTAACACCTCAAGAATATTTTGAATTTATTGGTGATTTACGAGGGATGAATAAAGCCGATGTAAAAGCGTTTGTAAGTAAGTTTAAAGAATTTTTTAATGATGAGATTTTAGGAAAGAAAAAGTACTTACGAGATCTAAGTAAAGGAAATCAAAAAAAAGCAGGAATTGTAGCTGCAATGATGGGAAACCCACAAGTAATAATTTTAGACGAACCCTTTGCTAATTTAGATCCAACAACTCAAATTAGATTAAAAAATATGTTGAAATCTTTAACAGATAATAAAGAAGTTACAATATTAATCTCTAGTCATGATTTAAGCCATGTAACTGATGTTTGTGAACGAATAGTTGTCTTAGATAAAGGTAATTTGGTAAAAGATATTAATACTTCACCAGAAACTTTAAAAGAATTAGAAAGCTATTTTTCTGTTTAA
- a CDS encoding tetratricopeptide repeat protein, with the protein MKKLSKFLVFNLLLAIVYSCSVKKDAFLNRNFHALTTKYNILFNGEQAYLKGLEEVENKHKDNFWKRLQLEPITFDEKEIVLSAIQPGTGFNDEEEEEVEVLTLFDKAEEKAVKAIQKHSMNVNGYEKNRQIDDAYLLLGKSRYYTQRFIPAIESFNYIIANYPNASLINETKIWRAKTNIRLDNEKLAIESLKFLLEVEENEEELPDVIREQAHTAMAMAYQKTDTIQKVIAHLTAASKIFKNKEQSARNMFVLGQIYSELNYRDSARVVFNKLASTKKAPYKYRIRANIEMAKNTENDSASIVVLAKLKKLIRNSDNRKFLNALYYQAGVLEVGRNNTDKAIGYFKKSLQAKNNNNYQKTYAYERLGNIAFDKEAYLLAGSYYDSVLQATSKEFDQEKRIRRVRRKNRGLTTLRKYEDLVKDNDSILKLVAMNVDERTLFFENYIEKIKKEDEEKQQLLLNAQNFGSSFGGGTSINNKSNKGKWYFYNTQALGFGKADFQKTWGTRPLEDNWRLSDKSTSISNDIVEESTEPVVNKRYELSTYLDEIPTDKNVITKLTKTRNDALYQLGLIYKEQFKNTSLAIKNLERFQKEQLNTDLELSISYHLYQIYTDVNNVEKSKKYKNLILNKYPETTFAQVIVNPTKKLTTAKKEDVVLNKYKEVYYLYKKNKFEETVREIDSFSIASSNSKLIPKFALLKALSIGKYKSRDLYKKALEFVAIGYANKEEGVKAKEILAQLKK; encoded by the coding sequence ATGAAAAAACTATCTAAATTCTTAGTTTTCAATCTTCTTTTAGCTATTGTGTATTCATGTAGCGTAAAAAAAGATGCTTTTTTAAATCGAAATTTTCATGCACTAACTACAAAGTATAACATACTTTTTAATGGAGAGCAAGCATATTTAAAGGGTTTAGAAGAGGTTGAAAACAAACATAAAGATAACTTTTGGAAGCGCTTACAATTAGAACCAATTACTTTTGATGAAAAAGAGATAGTATTATCTGCAATACAACCTGGTACTGGTTTTAACGATGAAGAAGAAGAGGAGGTTGAAGTTTTAACATTATTTGATAAAGCGGAAGAAAAAGCGGTAAAAGCAATTCAAAAACATTCAATGAATGTGAATGGATATGAGAAAAATCGCCAAATTGACGATGCTTATTTATTACTAGGAAAATCGAGATATTATACACAACGTTTTATTCCTGCAATAGAATCTTTTAACTATATCATAGCAAATTATCCCAATGCAAGTTTAATTAATGAGACAAAAATTTGGAGAGCAAAAACGAATATTCGTTTAGATAATGAAAAACTAGCAATAGAATCTTTAAAGTTTTTGTTGGAAGTTGAAGAAAACGAAGAAGAACTACCTGACGTAATAAGAGAACAAGCTCACACTGCAATGGCAATGGCGTATCAAAAAACAGATACGATTCAAAAAGTAATAGCACATTTAACAGCAGCGTCAAAAATATTTAAGAATAAAGAACAGTCTGCACGTAATATGTTTGTCTTAGGGCAAATCTATAGCGAGTTAAATTACAGAGATTCTGCAAGAGTAGTATTTAATAAATTAGCAAGTACTAAAAAAGCGCCTTATAAATACCGTATTCGAGCAAATATTGAAATGGCTAAAAATACTGAAAACGATTCAGCATCTATAGTCGTATTAGCTAAACTAAAAAAGCTAATTAGAAATTCGGATAATCGTAAGTTTTTAAACGCTTTATATTATCAAGCAGGAGTTTTAGAAGTAGGAAGAAACAATACAGACAAAGCTATTGGGTATTTTAAGAAATCATTACAAGCGAAAAATAATAATAATTATCAAAAAACATATGCTTATGAACGGTTAGGTAATATTGCATTTGATAAAGAAGCATATTTATTGGCAGGTTCATATTACGATAGTGTTTTACAAGCGACTTCAAAAGAGTTTGATCAAGAGAAAAGAATTAGAAGGGTTAGAAGAAAAAACAGAGGGTTAACTACTCTAAGAAAGTATGAAGATCTTGTTAAAGATAATGATAGCATTCTTAAATTAGTTGCTATGAATGTCGATGAACGAACATTGTTCTTTGAAAATTACATAGAGAAGATAAAGAAAGAAGATGAAGAAAAACAACAGTTGTTATTAAATGCTCAAAATTTTGGAAGTTCTTTTGGTGGTGGAACATCAATAAACAATAAAAGTAACAAAGGGAAATGGTATTTTTATAATACCCAAGCCTTAGGTTTTGGTAAAGCTGATTTTCAAAAAACATGGGGTACGCGTCCTTTAGAAGATAATTGGAGATTATCAGATAAATCGACAAGTATAAGCAACGATATTGTAGAAGAATCTACAGAGCCTGTTGTAAACAAACGATATGAGTTAAGTACGTATTTAGATGAAATACCAACAGATAAAAATGTAATAACTAAATTAACTAAAACACGTAATGACGCTTTATATCAATTAGGCTTAATTTATAAAGAGCAGTTCAAAAATACGAGTCTTGCAATTAAAAATTTAGAGCGTTTTCAAAAAGAGCAATTAAATACAGATTTAGAGCTGTCAATAAGCTATCATTTATATCAAATATATACTGATGTGAATAATGTTGAGAAGTCAAAAAAATATAAGAATCTTATTTTAAATAAGTACCCGGAAACTACTTTTGCTCAAGTAATAGTAAACCCTACTAAAAAATTAACAACAGCGAAAAAAGAAGATGTCGTTTTGAATAAATATAAAGAAGTTTATTATTTATATAAAAAAAATAAGTTTGAAGAAACTGTACGTGAGATAGACAGTTTTTCAATCGCTTCAAGTAATTCGAAATTAATCCCTAAATTTGCACTTTTAAAGGCTCTGTCTATAGGGAAGTACAAAAGTAGAGATCTCTATAAAAAAGCATTAGAATTCGTTGCAATTGGTTATGCAAATAAAGAAGAAGGTGTAAAGGCGAAAGAAATATTAGCACAGTTAAAGAAGTAA
- a CDS encoding polymer-forming cytoskeletal protein: MFSKESKKTNENKVSERNIVGKNTQISGEIISEGDFRIDGTLEGTIKTNGRVIIGETGFIKGKVECTNADIEGKFSGELIVSNTLTVKTSANINGDVIIGKLSVEPGASFNATCSMKGAVKEMKNNEQKGKEKTA, from the coding sequence ATGTTTAGTAAAGAAAGTAAGAAAACAAATGAGAATAAAGTTTCAGAAAGAAATATAGTAGGTAAAAACACACAGATCTCTGGAGAGATTATTTCAGAAGGTGATTTTAGAATTGACGGAACTTTAGAAGGAACCATTAAAACCAATGGTAGGGTTATTATTGGAGAAACAGGATTTATTAAAGGTAAGGTAGAGTGTACAAATGCCGATATTGAAGGTAAATTCTCTGGAGAATTAATAGTTTCAAATACATTAACTGTAAAAACTTCAGCAAATATTAATGGAGATGTTATTATAGGTAAGCTTTCAGTAGAGCCAGGTGCTTCATTTAATGCAACTTGTTCAATGAAAGGAGCCGTAAAAGAAATGAAAAATAATGAGCAAAAAGGCAAAGAAAAAACCGCTTAA
- a CDS encoding AtpZ/AtpI family protein, with the protein MSKKAKKKPLNKYFRFTSIAFQMGLTIYLGNLLGEWLDYKFPNDVELYSKICTLTAVFLAMFSVIRQVSKISK; encoded by the coding sequence ATGAGCAAAAAGGCAAAGAAAAAACCGCTTAATAAATACTTTCGGTTTACTAGTATTGCTTTTCAAATGGGCTTAACCATTTATCTTGGTAATTTACTAGGCGAATGGTTAGATTATAAGTTTCCAAATGATGTAGAGTTGTATTCTAAAATATGTACACTTACAGCAGTTTTTTTAGCAATGTTTTCTGTAATTCGTCAAGTTTCAAAAATATCCAAGTAA
- a CDS encoding DUF6168 family protein codes for MIKRILYFITALVLLFAVSYTSHNFFLSIRDVILPFSLFFVYLFHVIATALVYVILELIASKLPNEAGYGYLALMLLKIGFFVLIFQDSVFAGDELAKSQRVSLVIPLFIFLITEAIAVSKLLNSK; via the coding sequence ATGATTAAACGCATTTTGTATTTTATCACAGCTTTAGTTTTACTATTCGCAGTGAGTTATACTTCACACAATTTTTTTTTAAGTATAAGAGATGTTATACTACCTTTTTCTTTGTTTTTTGTATATCTATTTCATGTAATCGCAACAGCTTTAGTATATGTAATACTAGAACTTATTGCTAGCAAATTACCCAATGAAGCGGGCTATGGTTATTTAGCTTTGATGCTTTTAAAAATTGGTTTTTTTGTCTTAATTTTTCAAGACTCTGTATTTGCAGGTGATGAACTTGCAAAATCTCAAAGAGTATCCTTGGTAATTCCATTATTTATTTTTTTAATAACAGAAGCAATAGCTGTTTCAAAGTTGTTGAATAGCAAGTAG
- the atpB gene encoding F0F1 ATP synthase subunit A, with protein MMIAKKSIKFLTLLTIVFTSFSVFADGGDPISQDGGRINTKEEIEAYKKHHLADSHDFSLFSYTNDANERKHIGFPLPVIVWTSKGLKTFMSSAFHHNDDGHVVVDAGGVKLAKVHSKIYELEEGTTSVSFDEEHHPIKAHKLLDFSITKSVFGMLLVGLLMIFGFRSLAKGYKKGAIPTGFARVLEPLVLYVRDEIARPNIGEKHYRKFMGFLLTVFFFIWVSNLLGLTPLGFNVTGQLAVTVCLALFTFIIVQFSGNKDYWKHIFWMPGVPVLMKFVLAPIEVLGMLTKPFSLFVRLFANITAGHAVVMGIAALMITLKAKFGTAGATGISVFLTLFLTLIEVLVAFLQAYIFTMLSSLFIGMAVEEHEHH; from the coding sequence ATGATGATAGCAAAAAAATCTATCAAGTTTTTAACATTACTTACAATAGTTTTTACTTCTTTTTCAGTTTTTGCTGATGGAGGAGATCCGATTTCACAAGATGGAGGTCGTATAAACACAAAAGAAGAAATAGAAGCTTATAAAAAGCATCACTTAGCAGATTCGCATGATTTCTCTTTGTTTTCATATACAAATGATGCAAATGAGAGAAAGCATATTGGTTTTCCCTTGCCAGTGATTGTTTGGACAAGTAAAGGGTTAAAGACCTTTATGTCTTCAGCATTTCATCACAATGATGATGGCCATGTTGTTGTAGACGCAGGAGGTGTTAAATTAGCTAAAGTACATAGTAAAATTTACGAATTAGAAGAAGGAACTACTTCAGTTTCTTTTGATGAAGAGCATCATCCGATAAAGGCACATAAGTTATTAGATTTTTCTATTACAAAGAGTGTGTTTGGAATGTTGTTAGTAGGTTTGTTAATGATTTTTGGCTTTAGATCATTAGCTAAAGGGTATAAGAAAGGTGCAATTCCAACAGGTTTTGCAAGAGTATTGGAGCCTTTAGTTTTATATGTTAGAGATGAAATTGCAAGACCAAATATAGGAGAGAAACATTACCGTAAATTTATGGGGTTCTTGTTAACCGTTTTCTTTTTTATCTGGGTGTCTAATTTACTAGGGTTAACTCCGTTAGGATTTAATGTTACAGGTCAATTAGCCGTAACAGTATGTTTAGCATTGTTTACCTTTATTATAGTTCAGTTTTCAGGGAATAAAGATTATTGGAAGCACATTTTTTGGATGCCAGGTGTACCAGTGTTAATGAAGTTTGTTTTAGCACCTATTGAAGTATTAGGTATGCTAACAAAACCATTTTCATTATTTGTTCGTTTATTTGCGAACATTACAGCTGGGCATGCCGTAGTAATGGGTATTGCAGCTTTAATGATAACATTAAAAGCAAAATTTGGAACAGCAGGTGCTACAGGTATTTCTGTTTTCTTAACATTGTTTTTGACATTGATTGAAGTTTTAGTAGCGTTCTTACAAGCTTATATATTTACAATGTTATCGTCATTGTTTATTGGTATGGCTGTTGAAGAGCATGAGCATCATTAG
- a CDS encoding F0F1 ATP synthase subunit B has protein sequence MEIFNDFSIGLFAMQAFILLILIFLMMKFAWKPILSALNEREEGIQNALDQAENARKEMQNLQADNDRLLKEAREERDAMMKDARDIKENILAEAKEEAQKQTSLMIENAKATIKQEQQSAIAELKKSVADLSIDIAQQLVRKELTSSDEQLKLVEGMLKEVTLN, from the coding sequence ATGGAAATTTTTAATGATTTTTCAATAGGGTTGTTTGCAATGCAAGCTTTTATCTTATTAATCTTGATTTTTTTAATGATGAAATTTGCTTGGAAGCCTATTCTATCTGCTTTAAATGAGAGAGAAGAAGGTATTCAAAATGCATTAGATCAAGCTGAGAATGCTCGTAAAGAAATGCAAAATTTACAAGCTGATAATGATAGATTATTAAAAGAAGCACGAGAAGAAAGAGATGCAATGATGAAAGATGCTCGTGATATTAAAGAAAATATTCTTGCTGAAGCTAAAGAAGAAGCACAAAAGCAAACTTCTCTTATGATAGAAAATGCTAAAGCAACAATAAAGCAAGAGCAACAATCTGCAATTGCTGAGTTAAAGAAAAGCGTAGCTGATTTATCAATAGATATAGCACAACAATTAGTAAGAAAAGAATTAACATCTAGCGATGAGCAATTAAAGCTTGTTGAAGGAATGTTAAAAGAAGTTACTTTAAACTAA
- the atpH gene encoding ATP synthase F1 subunit delta — MKGARPALRYAKAILNLAKETNNDSLVNDNMKFIAGTIAGSSDLKRMLKSPVVKAADKRKVLNALFGEKVDTIIKGLFNLLEENKRMMILEVIARQYSIIYDYDKNIQVAKVTTAVALTKELEDKIQAKIVEITGNSAGIENIVNPTILGGFILRVGDVQYDASISNQLSQLRREFDNSHYIPQI; from the coding sequence ATGAAAGGAGCAAGACCAGCATTACGTTACGCAAAAGCAATATTAAACCTAGCTAAAGAAACAAATAACGATTCTTTAGTAAACGATAACATGAAGTTTATTGCAGGTACTATTGCAGGAAGTAGTGACTTAAAAAGAATGCTTAAAAGTCCTGTAGTTAAAGCAGCAGATAAACGTAAGGTTTTAAATGCACTTTTTGGAGAAAAAGTAGATACTATCATAAAAGGTTTATTTAACTTATTAGAAGAAAATAAACGTATGATGATATTAGAAGTTATTGCTAGGCAATACTCTATAATTTACGATTACGATAAAAATATACAGGTTGCTAAAGTTACTACAGCAGTAGCTTTAACAAAAGAACTAGAAGATAAAATACAGGCTAAGATTGTAGAAATTACAGGAAATAGCGCAGGTATAGAAAATATAGTAAATCCAACTATTTTAGGAGGATTTATTTTACGTGTTGGAGATGTGCAATATGATGCAAGTATCTCTAATCAACTGAGTCAACTAAGAAGAGAATTTGACAATAGTCATTATATTCCTCAAATTTAA
- the atpA gene encoding F0F1 ATP synthase subunit alpha, producing the protein MAAIKPAEVSAILKEQLTNFEAKATLNEVGTVLQVGDGIARVYGLSNVEYGELVEFDNGLEGIVLNLEDDNAGVVLLGASTSVREGSTVKRTERIASLRAGEGIVGRVVNTLGQPIDGKGPIEGTTYEMPLERRAPGVIYREPVTEPMQTGIKSIDAMIPVGRGQRELIIGDRQTGKSTVAIDTILNQKEFYDAGKPVYCIYVAIGQKASTVAAIANMLEDKGAMAYTTIVAANASDPAAMQVYAPFAGAAIGEFFRDTGRPALIVFDDLSKQAVAYREISLLLRRPPGREAYPGDVFYLHSRLLERAAKLINDDKIASEMNDLPDSLRGIVKGGGSLTALPIIETQAGDVSAYIPTNVISITDGQIFLDGDLFNSGVRPAINVGISVSRVGGNAQIKAMKKVSGTLKLDQAQYRELEAFAKFGSDLDAATMNVISKGQRNVEILKQAQNDPYTVEDQISIIYAGSKNLLKEVPVNKVKEFERDYIDYLNAKHRDTLDTLKAGKLTEEVTDTLTAAAKEISAKFSA; encoded by the coding sequence ATGGCAGCAATTAAACCAGCTGAAGTTTCAGCAATTTTAAAGGAACAATTAACAAATTTCGAAGCGAAAGCAACGTTAAACGAAGTAGGTACTGTATTACAAGTAGGTGATGGTATTGCTCGTGTTTATGGTTTGTCTAATGTAGAATACGGTGAATTAGTAGAATTCGACAACGGATTAGAAGGTATCGTATTAAACTTAGAAGATGATAATGCAGGTGTTGTATTATTAGGAGCTTCAACAAGTGTAAGAGAAGGATCTACTGTAAAACGTACAGAAAGAATTGCTTCTTTAAGAGCTGGAGAAGGTATTGTTGGACGTGTTGTTAACACATTAGGTCAACCTATTGATGGTAAAGGTCCTATTGAAGGAACAACTTACGAAATGCCTTTAGAGCGTAGAGCTCCAGGTGTTATTTATCGTGAGCCTGTAACTGAGCCAATGCAAACTGGTATTAAATCTATTGATGCAATGATTCCTGTAGGTCGTGGTCAACGTGAGTTGATTATTGGTGACCGTCAAACTGGTAAATCAACAGTTGCTATTGATACCATTTTAAATCAAAAAGAATTTTATGATGCTGGGAAACCAGTTTATTGTATATATGTTGCAATTGGTCAGAAAGCTTCTACAGTAGCTGCTATTGCTAACATGTTAGAAGATAAAGGAGCAATGGCTTATACTACAATTGTAGCAGCTAATGCATCTGATCCTGCAGCAATGCAAGTATATGCACCGTTTGCTGGAGCAGCAATTGGAGAATTTTTCAGAGACACTGGTAGACCAGCTTTAATTGTATTTGATGATTTATCAAAACAAGCTGTTGCTTACCGTGAGATTTCTTTATTATTAAGAAGACCACCGGGACGTGAGGCATATCCTGGAGATGTATTTTATTTACACTCAAGATTATTAGAACGTGCTGCAAAATTAATCAATGATGATAAAATTGCTAGTGAAATGAATGATTTACCAGATTCTTTAAGAGGAATTGTAAAGGGTGGAGGTTCTTTAACTGCATTGCCAATTATTGAAACACAAGCAGGAGACGTTTCAGCATATATTCCAACAAACGTAATTTCGATTACAGATGGACAAATTTTCTTAGATGGAGATTTATTTAACTCTGGTGTTCGTCCAGCAATTAACGTAGGTATTTCTGTATCTCGTGTTGGTGGTAACGCTCAGATTAAAGCAATGAAAAAAGTATCAGGTACTTTAAAATTAGATCAAGCACAATATCGTGAATTAGAAGCGTTTGCTAAGTTTGGTTCAGATTTAGATGCTGCTACAATGAATGTGATTTCTAAAGGTCAACGTAATGTTGAAATTTTAAAGCAAGCACAGAACGATCCTTATACAGTAGAAGATCAAATTTCAATCATTTATGCAGGTTCTAAAAACTTGTTAAAAGAAGTACCAGTTAACAAGGTAAAAGAATTTGAAAGAGATTATATAGATTATTTAAATGCTAAGCATAGAGATACTCTAGATACTTTAAAAGCAGGTAAATTAACTGAAGAAGTAACAGATACTTTAACAGCAGCTGCAAAAGAAATTTCAGCTAAATTTTCAGCTTAA